In the genome of Oceaniferula marina, one region contains:
- a CDS encoding cation:proton antiporter: METTHAAAITIAFLLGLGARSLKLPPMVGLLAAGFILGGLGFESGKFIYITADLGVTLLLFTIGLKLKVKDLLATEVWASASSHMLLMVAMMTLGINVLGVTGLTMLANLDLSTSLLIAFALSFSSTVFAVKVLEDQGESSSLHARVAIGMLIIQDIVAVLFMAWSKGEPPSPWAILLILLIPARGLLNKLAVRCGHGELLILYGMMLAFLGSWVFEFLGVKGDFGALLLGMLLAPYSKAEEMSKILMSFKDIMLVCFFLSIGLDEVPTLQDFAIAALLLLFIPIKMVGYFALLTLFKLRARTALLSTLALANYSEFGLIIATVAIKAGWLDSDWITILAISVSLSFIIAAPLNNYGKELYRRWHKPLMRFQRKQRIPGDEILHPGNAEILIFGMGRVGAKAYKTMADRYGEDKVIGIDNDHDVVKSFCAQGWNMILGDPTDVDFWERKSGTFEIKVIMLAMKNHQENKQAASLIRKQGFPGCLSATASHEDEIQELRDLGVDAAYNIYGSAGEAFANHICTYQGDTKEPKA; encoded by the coding sequence ATGGAAACAACCCACGCAGCAGCCATCACCATCGCCTTTCTCCTGGGTCTTGGAGCTCGATCCTTGAAGCTCCCCCCCATGGTGGGACTACTTGCCGCCGGATTCATCCTCGGAGGCCTCGGCTTCGAATCCGGAAAATTCATCTACATCACCGCCGACCTCGGCGTTACGCTGCTACTGTTCACCATCGGGCTGAAACTCAAGGTCAAGGACCTGCTCGCAACCGAGGTCTGGGCCAGTGCCAGCTCCCACATGCTACTGATGGTGGCAATGATGACTCTGGGCATCAACGTGCTCGGCGTCACCGGCCTCACGATGCTGGCCAACCTCGACCTTTCAACCTCCCTTTTGATTGCTTTTGCCCTGAGTTTTTCAAGTACCGTTTTTGCGGTCAAAGTGCTCGAAGACCAAGGGGAAAGTTCATCGCTTCACGCCCGGGTTGCCATCGGCATGTTGATCATCCAAGACATCGTGGCCGTTCTCTTTATGGCTTGGTCCAAGGGGGAACCGCCCTCACCCTGGGCCATCCTTCTCATCCTACTCATCCCTGCCCGCGGCCTCCTCAATAAACTTGCCGTCCGCTGCGGCCACGGAGAACTGCTCATCCTCTACGGTATGATGCTCGCCTTTCTCGGCTCCTGGGTTTTTGAGTTTCTCGGCGTCAAAGGAGACTTTGGGGCGCTTCTGCTGGGCATGCTCCTGGCTCCCTACTCGAAAGCCGAGGAAATGTCCAAGATCCTAATGAGCTTCAAGGACATCATGCTGGTCTGCTTTTTCCTCAGTATCGGTCTGGATGAGGTACCAACGCTGCAAGACTTCGCCATCGCCGCCCTGCTGCTGCTCTTCATCCCCATCAAAATGGTCGGCTACTTTGCCCTTCTCACGCTCTTCAAGCTACGCGCACGCACCGCCCTGCTCTCGACCCTGGCACTGGCGAACTACAGTGAGTTCGGCCTGATCATCGCCACCGTTGCCATCAAAGCCGGCTGGCTTGACAGCGACTGGATCACCATTCTCGCCATCAGCGTTTCCCTCTCCTTCATTATTGCCGCTCCCCTCAACAACTACGGCAAAGAACTCTACCGGAGATGGCACAAGCCCCTGATGCGCTTCCAGCGAAAACAACGCATCCCCGGAGATGAAATCCTCCACCCCGGCAACGCCGAAATCCTCATCTTCGGTATGGGCAGAGTGGGAGCCAAGGCCTACAAAACCATGGCCGACCGCTACGGCGAAGATAAAGTCATCGGCATCGACAACGACCACGACGTCGTCAAAAGCTTTTGCGCACAGGGGTGGAATATGATCCTCGGCGACCCGACCGACGTCGATTTCTGGGAACGCAAATCTGGAACGTTCGAGATCAAGGTGATCATGCTGGCGATGAAAAACCACCAGGAAAACAAACAGGCCGCCTCCTTGATCCGCAAGCAAGGCTTCCCCGGTTGTCTCTCCGCCACTGCCAGCCACGAAGATGAAATCCAGGAACTCCGTGATCTCGGAGTCGACGCCGCCTACAACATCTATGGCAGCGCAGGTGAGGCCTTCGCCAATCACATCTGCACATACCAGGGAGACACAAAAGAACCCAAGGCCTAG
- a CDS encoding ArsR/SmtB family transcription factor, with the protein MKTTQAVEALSALAQPSRLEVFRLLAKLGEQGLCAGDISQQLNIPKPTLSFHLKELHQAKLIDSERQGRTITYRLNVPTMQHLLAFLSDDCCNGQPERCRPRQ; encoded by the coding sequence ATGAAAACAACGCAAGCTGTCGAAGCTCTCTCCGCCCTGGCCCAGCCATCTCGGCTGGAAGTGTTCCGTTTACTTGCAAAACTTGGGGAACAAGGTCTCTGCGCCGGTGATATCTCGCAGCAGCTTAACATTCCCAAACCCACCCTCTCTTTCCACCTCAAGGAACTTCATCAGGCCAAACTCATCGATTCAGAACGCCAAGGTCGCACGATCACTTACCGCTTGAATGTTCCAACCATGCAACACCTGCTCGCTTTCCTCAGCGACGATTGCTGCAACGGCCAACCTGAACGCTGCAGACCACGCCAATAA
- a CDS encoding ArsJ-associated glyceraldehyde-3-phosphate dehydrogenase, with amino-acid sequence MNIAINGFGRMGRLGFRAGWDNPAYNITHINELHGTAETAAHLLEYDTVHGRWDRNISHDEHHIYVDGKQISFSNIPSPAEMHLANIDVDIVIDATGAFRTPELLSPYLDAGIKKVIVAAPVKDQALNVVMGCNDHLYDPKEHDIVTAASCTTNCIAPVVKVIDEHLGIEHGMFTTMHNVTNTQVVVDAPRKDLRRSRSCLNSLIPTSSGSATAITMIYPELDGKLDSMAVRIPLLNASLTDCVFELVRPSNIKEVNQLLKEASEGELKGILGYSDKPLVSTDYTNDPRSGIVDGLCTMVTDGTQLKLMVWYDNELGYATRMMELTAKVAKSLGS; translated from the coding sequence ATGAACATCGCAATCAACGGATTCGGCCGGATGGGCCGACTAGGCTTCCGCGCCGGCTGGGACAACCCGGCATACAACATCACCCACATCAATGAGCTGCACGGCACGGCCGAAACCGCCGCCCATTTACTTGAATACGATACCGTGCACGGTCGCTGGGACCGCAACATCAGCCATGACGAGCACCACATCTATGTCGATGGCAAACAGATCAGCTTCAGCAATATCCCGAGCCCTGCGGAAATGCACCTGGCCAACATCGACGTTGATATCGTCATCGATGCCACCGGAGCCTTCCGCACTCCGGAACTCCTCAGCCCCTACCTCGACGCCGGCATCAAAAAAGTCATTGTCGCGGCACCAGTCAAGGATCAGGCGCTCAATGTTGTCATGGGATGCAACGATCATCTATACGACCCGAAAGAACACGACATCGTCACTGCCGCCTCCTGCACCACCAACTGCATCGCTCCCGTAGTCAAGGTGATCGATGAACACCTCGGCATCGAGCACGGCATGTTCACCACCATGCACAACGTCACCAACACCCAGGTCGTGGTGGACGCCCCACGCAAGGACCTCCGCCGGTCCCGCTCCTGCCTCAACTCGCTGATCCCGACATCCTCCGGATCAGCCACCGCCATCACCATGATTTATCCGGAACTGGACGGTAAACTCGACAGCATGGCGGTGCGCATCCCCCTGCTCAACGCTTCACTGACCGACTGCGTCTTCGAACTCGTCAGACCCTCTAACATCAAAGAAGTCAATCAACTGCTCAAGGAGGCCTCTGAAGGTGAGCTCAAAGGTATTCTCGGCTACTCGGACAAGCCACTGGTGTCCACCGACTACACCAACGACCCGCGCTCGGGCATTGTCGATGGCCTCTGCACCATGGTCACCGATGGCACCCAGCTCAAGCTCATGGTTTGGTATGATAACGAACTCGGTTATGCCACCCGAATGATGGAACTCACCGCCAAGGTGGCCAAATCATTGGGTTCCTAA
- the arsJ gene encoding organoarsenical effux MFS transporter ArsJ, with translation MNHRSYAIVTASYWGFTLTDGALRMLVLLHFHALGYSPVQLAFLFLLYEFCGVLTNLLGGWIGSRVGLKTTLFAGLGLQVFALVMLSLVHPAWTAALSVSYVMVSQALSGIAKDLTKMSSKSAVKLLVTDDSETGGALFRWVSILTGSKNALKGVGFFLGGFLLSCFGFVHALWIMAAGLAMVLVAALTFLKQDMGKSKRKVKFTQLFSKSREINWLSAARFFLFASRDVWFVVALPVYLTEIFGWGYNGVGTFMAVWVIGYGLIQASAPKFIRNRDPRRAAVSWAGFLAILTAMLALAIQLDFHPMATILIGLGLFGFAFAINSAVHSYLILSFTDDDQVALNVGFYYMANAWGRLIGTLLSGTMYLLGGLTLCLWTSAAMIAIAAMLSTAFRQRA, from the coding sequence ATGAACCACCGCTCTTACGCGATTGTCACCGCGTCCTACTGGGGCTTCACCCTAACGGATGGAGCCTTGAGGATGTTGGTGCTGCTGCACTTCCATGCGCTGGGTTACTCCCCGGTGCAGCTGGCCTTTTTGTTTCTGCTGTATGAGTTTTGCGGAGTGCTCACGAACCTGCTCGGTGGCTGGATCGGATCGAGGGTCGGGCTGAAGACGACGCTTTTTGCGGGTTTGGGTCTGCAGGTCTTTGCGCTGGTCATGCTTTCTCTGGTTCATCCGGCGTGGACGGCCGCGCTGTCCGTGAGCTACGTGATGGTTTCCCAAGCGCTGTCAGGCATCGCCAAGGACCTCACCAAAATGAGTTCGAAAAGTGCGGTCAAGTTACTGGTAACTGACGACAGCGAAACCGGTGGAGCACTATTCCGGTGGGTCTCCATCCTGACAGGCTCGAAAAACGCCCTCAAAGGTGTCGGCTTTTTTCTTGGCGGTTTTCTCTTATCTTGTTTCGGATTTGTGCACGCCCTCTGGATCATGGCAGCAGGTCTGGCCATGGTTCTCGTGGCCGCTCTGACCTTCCTCAAGCAGGACATGGGCAAAAGCAAACGCAAGGTCAAATTCACCCAGTTGTTTTCAAAAAGCCGGGAAATCAACTGGCTTTCAGCCGCCCGCTTTTTTCTCTTTGCATCCCGAGATGTCTGGTTTGTCGTTGCCCTTCCGGTCTACCTCACTGAGATTTTCGGCTGGGGCTACAATGGTGTCGGAACCTTCATGGCGGTCTGGGTGATTGGCTATGGCCTGATCCAGGCCAGCGCCCCCAAGTTCATCCGCAACCGCGACCCGCGCCGTGCAGCCGTATCCTGGGCCGGCTTCCTAGCCATTCTCACCGCCATGCTTGCTCTGGCCATTCAGCTCGACTTCCACCCGATGGCGACCATCCTGATCGGACTCGGTCTATTTGGTTTTGCCTTTGCCATCAATTCAGCCGTGCACTCCTACCTCATCCTCTCCTTCACGGATGATGATCAGGTGGCACTCAACGTCGGATTCTACTACATGGCCAATGCGTGGGGTCGACTGATCGGCACCCTGCTATCCGGAACGATGTACCTGCTCGGAGGACTCACACTTTGCCTCTGGACCAGTGCCGCCATGATTGCCATCGCCGCCATGTTAAGCACGGCATTCCGGCAGCGAGCCTGA
- a CDS encoding alginate export family protein produces MIKTKSKLAVGAMSAVMTAAATAGPATPPPVEPEASGSVLDSIHLFGTARLRYEYADFNKVDVKESNLLSLRARLGVKTDEIYGFKFLVEGEATGILSDKDKYGPFPPPNNNGRAVIADPDSVLLNRLQLSYNAKPIDTVVTVGRQYITFDDQRFIGAVGWRQNDQTFDAAVLQNKSIDKLTFTYAYVDQVNRIFGSDAPLDSLETFEGDSHLIHLNYDICDGLAARGFAYLLDFDNAASNSCDTYGLELQGDTEVFTDSKLNYLLTAAIQSDAGENTADYEEYYFRGQVGVKNDCLNYGLGAECMTSDGEGGRFLFPLGTNHKFNGFSDAFLTTPVDGLVDYYSWVGTKFLGFNHTMALHYFTTQHDSSELGWEIDYVAARQIGEYTKVILKGAYLDGKGDQFDITRASAEVNVTF; encoded by the coding sequence ATGATCAAAACCAAAAGTAAACTGGCGGTAGGCGCGATGTCTGCCGTGATGACAGCAGCGGCGACGGCGGGCCCAGCCACTCCACCACCTGTAGAGCCGGAGGCTTCCGGCTCCGTATTGGACAGCATTCATTTGTTTGGAACCGCGCGTTTGCGTTATGAATATGCGGACTTCAACAAAGTGGACGTAAAGGAGTCGAATCTGCTTTCCCTGCGTGCGAGGCTGGGGGTGAAAACCGATGAGATTTACGGGTTTAAATTCTTAGTGGAAGGTGAGGCAACAGGTATTCTATCAGACAAGGATAAGTATGGTCCTTTTCCTCCGCCGAACAACAATGGTCGGGCGGTGATCGCGGACCCCGACAGTGTGCTCTTGAACCGCTTGCAGCTTTCGTACAATGCCAAGCCGATTGATACGGTGGTGACGGTGGGACGACAGTATATCACCTTCGATGACCAGCGTTTTATTGGCGCGGTTGGATGGCGTCAGAACGATCAGACTTTTGATGCGGCGGTGCTGCAGAACAAGTCGATTGACAAGCTCACGTTTACCTATGCATACGTGGATCAGGTGAACCGTATTTTTGGTTCGGATGCTCCTCTTGATTCTTTGGAAACCTTTGAGGGTGATAGTCACTTGATTCATTTGAACTATGATATTTGTGATGGTCTGGCAGCTCGCGGCTTTGCGTATTTGTTGGATTTTGACAATGCGGCAAGCAATTCATGTGACACCTATGGTTTGGAGTTGCAGGGCGACACCGAAGTGTTCACCGATAGCAAACTGAACTACCTCCTGACGGCTGCGATTCAGAGTGATGCGGGAGAGAACACCGCTGATTATGAAGAATATTACTTCCGTGGTCAGGTGGGTGTGAAAAACGATTGTCTGAACTACGGCCTGGGCGCCGAGTGTATGACCAGCGATGGCGAGGGTGGCCGTTTCCTCTTCCCTCTTGGCACCAACCATAAGTTCAATGGATTTTCCGATGCTTTTCTTACCACACCGGTTGATGGTTTGGTGGATTACTACAGTTGGGTAGGAACCAAGTTCCTCGGTTTTAACCACACCATGGCCTTGCATTATTTCACCACGCAGCATGATTCGTCAGAGTTGGGTTGGGAAATTGATTACGTGGCAGCCCGCCAGATCGGGGAATACACGAAAGTGATCCTCAAGGGGGCTTACCTCGACGGCAAGGGCGATCAGTTTGACATCACCCGGGCCTCGGCTGAGGTGAACGTCACGTTTTAA
- a CDS encoding RrF2 family transcriptional regulator: protein MQIGKTAQNAIAVMSYLAECYRDDQGLVSSQNVANARILSKPLAAKILTTLSQAGYVRGSTGPGGGYALAKKPEDIRFIDVVHCFEVKNQIMQCPFGHGWCGNHDPCPMHDEIERMTEEMQHFLESNHFGAFVESGSSSKRPDPQES from the coding sequence ATGCAAATTGGAAAGACAGCACAGAATGCCATTGCCGTAATGAGCTATCTCGCGGAATGCTACCGAGATGACCAAGGTCTGGTCAGTTCCCAAAATGTGGCCAACGCGCGCATTCTTTCAAAACCTCTCGCGGCGAAGATCCTGACCACCTTGTCACAAGCTGGCTATGTCCGCGGGTCCACCGGGCCGGGTGGTGGTTATGCCCTGGCAAAAAAACCAGAGGACATTCGATTCATTGATGTCGTCCATTGCTTCGAGGTAAAAAACCAAATCATGCAGTGCCCCTTTGGCCACGGCTGGTGTGGCAACCATGACCCCTGCCCGATGCACGATGAAATCGAGCGGATGACCGAGGAAATGCAACACTTCCTCGAGTCCAACCACTTTGGCGCTTTTGTCGAATCCGGATCCTCATCCAAGCGTCCCGACCCCCAGGAGTCATAG
- a CDS encoding YhcH/YjgK/YiaL family protein — protein MIITSLNEIDLQSADSESLRTALRYLKEHGQDEKALGRFEIPGSDIWGVAQSYTTNEESDALRYEAHRKFIDVQFILSGNEIMKWLPLNDLVTTQSYDADNDCLLGVAQNGNHGDIPFCSGQVMILYPSDAHAPGVSQGKQTQEVRKLVIKVPVD, from the coding sequence ATGATTATTACCAGTCTAAATGAAATTGATCTTCAGAGTGCTGATTCTGAATCCCTGCGTACAGCTCTCCGCTATCTGAAAGAGCACGGTCAGGATGAAAAAGCACTCGGCCGCTTTGAAATACCCGGCAGTGATATCTGGGGCGTCGCCCAGTCCTATACCACCAATGAAGAATCCGACGCCTTGCGTTACGAGGCCCACCGCAAATTCATTGATGTGCAATTCATCCTCTCGGGAAATGAAATCATGAAATGGCTACCCTTGAATGATCTAGTGACTACCCAGAGCTACGATGCCGACAACGACTGCCTGCTCGGCGTGGCCCAAAATGGCAACCATGGCGATATTCCATTTTGCTCAGGCCAGGTGATGATCCTCTATCCATCCGATGCCCACGCTCCAGGGGTAAGCCAAGGCAAACAAACCCAGGAGGTTCGCAAGCTGGTCATCAAAGTTCCAGTGGACTAG
- a CDS encoding NAD(P)/FAD-dependent oxidoreductase gives MTPPAQPSGSSDKRKQTKPNQPAKVLIIGGGFAGLNCAKQLANRNEVEVTLVDRENHHLFQPLLYQVATASLAAPDIARSLRQILSYASNVTVLMDEILNIDAEQQQAHSEQHSYDYDYLVLAAGAQTSYFGHDDWQQHSFGMKNLQDALNVRRAVLKSLEQAEKTDDLELRKELMTIAIIGGGPTGVELAGAYSDLARKAMKSNFRRLDISRLRIVLIEAGDRLLAAFEQEQSEYAKHKLEKLGVELLLGTSVTAIQQHCVQIENGQALRARTIIWAAGVQANRLTRSLPSQTDRAGRISPEPDLSLTGYPEVFAVGDLTAHTDAKGQAVPGLAPAANQMGIYVAKRILSSIEHGDDSAYPPYTYLDKGIMAIVGKNSAVVKSKRMQLQGWLAWLAWLFIHLAFLIGFRNKLSVLLQWGWNYIKDKPGARVFSAQTETCEKEPAS, from the coding sequence ATGACTCCCCCTGCCCAGCCATCAGGCTCCAGCGACAAACGTAAACAAACAAAACCAAACCAGCCAGCAAAGGTGCTGATCATTGGTGGAGGTTTTGCAGGATTGAACTGCGCCAAGCAACTGGCCAACCGCAATGAGGTTGAGGTCACCCTCGTCGACCGTGAAAACCATCACCTGTTTCAACCCCTCCTCTATCAGGTGGCTACGGCCTCGCTGGCAGCACCGGACATCGCACGCTCACTACGCCAAATCCTTTCGTATGCTTCGAATGTCACCGTGTTGATGGATGAAATCCTCAACATCGATGCCGAACAACAACAAGCCCATTCGGAACAGCACAGCTACGATTACGACTACCTGGTTCTGGCAGCCGGAGCGCAAACATCCTACTTCGGTCACGACGACTGGCAACAACATAGCTTCGGCATGAAAAATCTTCAGGACGCCCTGAATGTTAGACGCGCTGTTCTCAAATCCCTTGAACAAGCGGAAAAGACCGATGACCTTGAACTGAGAAAAGAACTCATGACCATTGCCATCATCGGTGGCGGCCCCACCGGCGTGGAACTCGCTGGTGCTTACTCCGACCTTGCACGCAAGGCCATGAAATCCAATTTCCGCCGACTCGATATCTCCCGACTCCGGATTGTATTGATCGAAGCTGGTGACCGACTCCTCGCCGCCTTTGAGCAGGAGCAATCGGAATACGCCAAACATAAACTTGAGAAGCTCGGGGTTGAGTTATTGCTGGGCACCAGCGTCACGGCCATCCAACAGCACTGTGTGCAAATTGAAAACGGCCAAGCCCTCCGAGCCCGCACCATTATTTGGGCAGCGGGAGTGCAAGCCAATCGACTCACCCGGTCACTACCGAGCCAAACCGACCGCGCTGGACGCATCAGCCCGGAACCGGACCTCTCCCTAACAGGATACCCCGAAGTGTTTGCCGTCGGTGATCTGACTGCCCACACCGATGCCAAAGGACAAGCCGTTCCAGGACTCGCCCCCGCCGCCAACCAAATGGGTATCTACGTCGCCAAACGCATTCTTTCCTCCATCGAGCACGGTGATGACTCTGCTTATCCTCCCTACACGTATCTCGACAAAGGAATCATGGCCATTGTGGGAAAAAACTCAGCCGTAGTGAAATCGAAACGAATGCAACTTCAGGGATGGCTGGCCTGGCTCGCCTGGCTGTTCATTCACCTGGCATTCCTGATCGGTTTCCGCAACAAACTCTCAGTGCTACTGCAATGGGGCTGGAACTACATCAAAGATAAACCAGGAGCCCGGGTGTTCAGCGCACAGACGGAAACCTGTGAAAAAGAGCCCGCATCATAA
- a CDS encoding ABC transporter ATP-binding protein encodes MKSIEISNLSKSFHPGFPVLNQMNLSVCAGQVYGLLGENGCGKSTTFNILAGLEQADSGSAHVLGAPFRYATPSHRSRVAIVSQSGTTFPSFTLAEHFDYFAQLYPKWDAKLAGYLAAKFGLPLFYPVRFLSGGQQRKAAILLAMATRAEVLLFDEPAAGLDPVARRAFIEELADVLAEREETTVLFSTHIMSDLERIADDIGFLHSGRIMLEENVAELTETVRKVQVIFRDDQPVPSDFTLPGQIGRLQREGSVVSGMARFASVEERETYRRQTDKQVGVFSLNLEDLFIELIRNQS; translated from the coding sequence ATGAAGAGTATAGAAATCAGCAATTTGAGCAAAAGTTTCCATCCCGGGTTCCCGGTATTGAACCAGATGAATTTATCGGTTTGTGCTGGTCAGGTGTATGGATTGCTCGGTGAGAATGGGTGTGGCAAAAGCACGACCTTTAATATTCTTGCGGGGTTGGAGCAGGCGGACAGTGGCTCTGCCCATGTGTTGGGCGCGCCGTTTCGCTATGCCACACCCTCTCATCGGAGTCGGGTAGCGATTGTTTCGCAGTCGGGCACGACCTTTCCATCGTTTACTCTGGCCGAGCATTTTGATTATTTTGCGCAGCTGTATCCGAAGTGGGATGCCAAGTTGGCGGGGTACTTGGCTGCGAAGTTCGGCTTGCCTTTGTTTTACCCGGTTCGTTTTTTATCCGGTGGGCAGCAGCGTAAGGCCGCGATTTTACTGGCGATGGCGACACGGGCCGAGGTGCTTCTGTTCGATGAGCCGGCGGCGGGCCTGGATCCGGTGGCGCGGCGTGCATTTATCGAGGAGCTTGCGGATGTATTGGCGGAGCGTGAGGAGACAACGGTTTTATTCAGCACGCACATCATGAGTGATTTGGAGCGGATTGCCGATGATATTGGCTTTTTGCACTCGGGACGCATCATGCTGGAGGAAAATGTGGCTGAGTTGACCGAGACGGTGCGCAAGGTGCAGGTGATTTTCCGGGACGATCAGCCGGTTCCTTCTGATTTCACCCTTCCGGGCCAGATTGGCCGTTTGCAGCGTGAGGGCAGTGTGGTGAGTGGCATGGCTCGTTTTGCCTCCGTGGAAGAGCGCGAAACCTACCGGCGCCAGACGGACAAGCAAGTCGGGGTGTTCAGCCTGAACTTGGAAGATTTATTTATTGAACTGATTCGCAATCAATCATGA
- a CDS encoding GntR family transcriptional regulator has protein sequence MEQISEYRHAGVLKEGDKLPSIRAMAKQVAVNPGTVVKAYQELEHDGVIFSQHGKGVFVAALPDAEGMSKEERERPVREAIEQVLLLSRRMGLSDEGLEHLWNDERARGKQDEKESI, from the coding sequence ATGGAGCAGATCAGTGAATACCGTCATGCAGGTGTATTGAAGGAGGGGGACAAGCTGCCATCGATTCGGGCGATGGCCAAGCAGGTCGCGGTCAATCCGGGCACGGTGGTGAAGGCGTATCAGGAGTTGGAGCATGACGGGGTGATTTTCAGTCAGCACGGCAAGGGGGTGTTTGTTGCGGCTTTACCTGATGCGGAGGGGATGAGCAAGGAGGAGCGCGAACGGCCGGTGAGGGAAGCGATCGAGCAGGTGCTTCTCTTGTCGCGGAGGATGGGTCTGAGTGATGAGGGGCTGGAGCATTTATGGAACGACGAACGGGCGCGCGGGAAACAAGATGAAAAGGAGTCGATATGA
- the rplU gene encoding 50S ribosomal protein L21 has product MVNSRPRKERKVCSDGFYAFKQGDIPMAYAVFKTGGKQYRVQEGDKLDVEKIDAEVGSEATFEEVLLVNDGSATTVGTPTVDGAKVTAKVVDQFRGKKGVAFKFKRRQGYHKTKGYRRHLTKLEITSIS; this is encoded by the coding sequence GTGGTGAATTCCCGCCCCCGCAAGGAGCGCAAGGTGTGTTCCGACGGATTTTACGCATTTAAGCAAGGAGATATTCCCATGGCATACGCAGTTTTCAAAACAGGTGGTAAACAATACCGCGTTCAAGAAGGTGACAAACTCGACGTCGAAAAAATCGACGCTGAAGTGGGTTCCGAAGCTACATTTGAAGAGGTTCTGCTCGTCAACGACGGCAGCGCTACCACCGTGGGGACACCGACTGTTGACGGTGCCAAGGTGACCGCCAAGGTGGTTGACCAGTTCCGCGGCAAAAAAGGCGTTGCCTTTAAATTCAAGCGTCGCCAAGGTTACCACAAGACCAAAGGCTACCGTCGTCACCTCACCAAACTGGAAATCACCAGCATCAGCTAA
- the rpmA gene encoding 50S ribosomal protein L27, giving the protein MAHKKGQGSVKNGRDSRSKRLGVKKFGGEKVVAGNIIIRQRGTKWHPGTNVYISKDHTIHAQVEGNVYFDKGGRRVNVKLAEAV; this is encoded by the coding sequence ATGGCTCATAAGAAAGGACAAGGTTCCGTTAAAAACGGTCGCGACTCACGCAGCAAACGCCTCGGTGTGAAAAAATTCGGCGGTGAGAAAGTCGTCGCCGGCAATATCATCATCCGTCAGCGTGGCACCAAGTGGCACCCCGGCACCAACGTTTACATCAGCAAGGATCACACGATCCACGCTCAAGTTGAAGGCAACGTCTACTTCGACAAAGGTGGCCGCCGCGTCAACGTCAAGCTTGCCGAAGCGGTCTAA
- a CDS encoding AAA family ATPase — translation MTTPTEAGDKEAVEKLHSAYERMKEEISRIIVGQSEVVEQVLMAISCRGHALLVGVPGLAKTLLVSTLSEALHLSYKRIQFTPDLMPSDITGTDVLEVDQATGRRDFRFVHGPIFANMVLADEINRTPPKTQASLLESMQEHHVTVGERTFPLPNPFFVLATQNPIEQEGTYPLPEAQLDRFLFNIVVDYPSAEEEREIIRRVTSPSEARVEPLMTAEDIITLQSIVKRVPVGDHVIDFAADLARATRPKSPESPSFVKEMVGWGAGPRAGISLIAAAKAHAVLKGRFHATTADVIAVAKPVLRHRVLTTFNAEAAGVTSDEIVTMLLKELAPKEDLHV, via the coding sequence ATGACCACACCCACTGAAGCCGGCGACAAGGAAGCCGTAGAAAAACTGCACAGCGCTTACGAGCGCATGAAGGAAGAAATCTCACGCATCATCGTTGGCCAAAGCGAGGTGGTTGAACAGGTCCTGATGGCCATCTCCTGCCGGGGGCACGCGCTTCTGGTCGGTGTCCCGGGACTCGCCAAAACCTTGCTGGTCTCCACACTCAGTGAAGCCCTCCACCTCAGCTACAAGCGGATTCAATTCACCCCGGACCTGATGCCCTCCGACATCACCGGCACCGACGTCCTGGAGGTGGACCAGGCAACCGGACGCCGGGACTTCCGCTTTGTCCACGGTCCGATCTTTGCCAATATGGTGCTCGCCGATGAAATCAACCGGACGCCACCCAAAACCCAGGCATCCCTGCTCGAGTCCATGCAGGAACACCATGTCACCGTCGGTGAAAGAACCTTCCCTCTACCCAACCCCTTTTTCGTGCTCGCCACCCAAAACCCGATCGAACAGGAGGGCACCTACCCACTACCCGAGGCCCAGCTCGACCGCTTTCTGTTTAACATCGTCGTCGATTACCCCAGCGCCGAAGAAGAACGCGAAATCATTCGCAGGGTGACCAGCCCGAGCGAGGCCCGCGTCGAGCCCCTGATGACGGCCGAGGACATCATCACCCTGCAGTCCATCGTCAAGCGGGTGCCGGTCGGAGATCACGTCATCGACTTTGCCGCGGATCTCGCCCGTGCCACCCGCCCGAAATCCCCGGAATCTCCATCCTTCGTCAAAGAAATGGTTGGCTGGGGAGCAGGCCCACGTGCCGGCATCAGCCTGATCGCTGCCGCCAAGGCGCATGCCGTGCTCAAAGGTCGATTCCATGCCACCACCGCGGATGTCATTGCGGTAGCCAAGCCCGTGTTACGCCACCGGGTGCTGACCACCTTCAATGCCGAAGCCGCAGGTGTGACGAGCGACGAGATCGTCACCATGCTGCTGAAAGAGCTCGCCCCCAAAGAGGACCTGCACGTTTAA